AATACGCACGGGTAAATAAAGTACTTCGACTCGCCAGGCGATCTAAATTTGGCGTTACAGAATCCGGGTGTCCCCCCAAACAGCCAATCCAATCATTGAGATCATCCACAGCAATAAAGAGCACATTGGATTTTTGTTGTGCGAAAAGCGATGAGGGAAAAGCACTTGCGGCGAGTACAGCGGCAGTACTCGTAAAGGTAGTACATAAAAAATCGCGACGCGTTTGCATGAGCTACTCCTAATTTAACGGCACACCCTCAACCGTGATGCGGTGCATGAGGCGTCGCTGTCCCTGGTAATCATTGAGAGCGCAATGCCAGGTCGCGCGGTTATCCCAAATAGCGAGAGTATCTCTTTCCCAGCGAATGCGGCATGTAAAATCCGGTTGGGAACCGTGCTGGTACAAATACTGAAGCAGAGGTTGGGATTCTTCTTTTTTCCATCCCTCAATTTGAACCGTGAACACGGGATTTACGTAAAGAGCTTTGCGACCTGTAATGGGATGCCTTATGATCAGGGGATGAACAGCATCCTGCGTGGCGAGTTCGGGATTGCCAATGCGACCGCTCTGATCGGGCTTTCTGCCGTTCATTACTCCAAAAACATGTCGGCTGGAGTGCAGGGCATTTAAGTTTTCGAGCGTTTTCCGCAACCCCGGCGAGAGAGTTTCGTAAGCCCTGTACATACTGGCAAACATCGTATCACCACCAAACTCGGGAACTTCGCGTGCGTAGAGAATCGAGCCGAGTGCGGGAATGGTATCGTAAGAATGATCGGTGTGCCAGTTGCGCCCAATATTGGTTTCCTGGTCGGGTTCTTTTCGCACTTCGGCGATGATGGGATTTTCCGCTACGCCCGTAAAAAATCGGTTGACATTGATACC
The sequence above is a segment of the Gemmatimonadota bacterium genome. Coding sequences within it:
- a CDS encoding TauD/TfdA family dioxygenase, translated to MDTPYRTIDVKPLSGALGAEIEGVDVASGISEEQFAEIHRAFADFSVVLFRNQSLTQEQHIAFARRWGGINVNRFFTGVAENPIIAEVRKEPDQETNIGRNWHTDHSYDTIPALGSILYAREVPEFGGDTMFASMYRAYETLSPGLRKTLENLNALHSSRHVFGVMNGRKPDQSGRIGNPELATQDAVHPLIIRHPITGRKALYVNPVFTVQIEGWKKEESQPLLQYLYQHGSQPDFTCRIRWERDTLAIWDNRATWHCALNDYQGQRRLMHRITVEGVPLN